In Flavobacteriaceae bacterium, the following proteins share a genomic window:
- the speB gene encoding agmatinase: MIKLLGIPFDGNSSFLKGPALAPPRIRLMDSDGSANAFCESGIEIKDGENYIDLGDLQFFDMNPKAVYQAIKEQVYKDINESDKLICFGGDHSISFPIIEEHTNIYKNLNVLHLDAHADLYDNFENNPYSHASPFARLMEKGKIKSLTQVGVRTLNTHQKEQAKRFNVKLVEMKDFNLDFIKTLENPLYISLDLDVLDPAYAPGVSHHEPGGISTRELIKIIQSISAPIIGADIVEYNPTRDVNNMTAMVAYKLFKELVFKML; encoded by the coding sequence ATGATTAAATTATTAGGTATCCCGTTTGACGGTAATTCTTCTTTTTTAAAAGGGCCAGCTTTAGCGCCACCGCGTATTCGATTAATGGATAGTGATGGTTCAGCAAATGCATTTTGTGAATCTGGTATTGAAATTAAAGATGGAGAAAACTATATTGATTTAGGAGATCTTCAGTTTTTTGATATGAACCCAAAAGCAGTTTATCAGGCTATTAAAGAACAAGTGTATAAAGATATAAATGAATCTGATAAACTTATTTGTTTTGGAGGAGATCATTCTATATCATTTCCAATTATTGAAGAACATACAAATATATACAAAAATTTAAATGTACTACATCTGGATGCACATGCAGATTTGTATGATAATTTTGAAAACAACCCTTATTCACACGCATCTCCTTTTGCTAGGTTAATGGAAAAGGGGAAAATAAAATCATTAACACAAGTAGGTGTTAGAACACTTAATACACATCAAAAAGAACAGGCTAAGAGATTTAATGTGAAGCTTGTTGAAATGAAAGATTTTAATTTAGATTTTATAAAAACTTTAGAAAACCCACTTTACATTTCTTTAGATCTTGATGTGTTAGATCCAGCTTATGCGCCAGGGGTTTCACATCACGAGCCTGGAGGAATTTCAACAAGAGAACTAATTAAGATCATCCAATCTATAAGTGCCCCTATAATAGGAGCAGATATTGTGGAATATAATCCAACAAGAGATGTTAATAATATGACCGCAATGGTGGCTTATAAATTATTTAAAGAACTCGTTTTTAAAATGCTATAA
- the ssb gene encoding single-stranded DNA-binding protein: protein MNTLRNKVQLIGNLGNDPEIINLESGKTLAKFSVATNESYKNASGEKITDTQWHNVVAWGKTAQIIEQYVTKGKEVAIEGKLTSRSYETKEGEKRYITEIVCNELLMLSK from the coding sequence ATGAACACACTTAGAAACAAAGTACAGTTGATTGGAAATTTAGGAAATGATCCTGAAATTATTAATCTAGAATCTGGAAAGACATTAGCAAAATTTTCTGTAGCTACAAATGAAAGCTATAAAAATGCTAGTGGAGAAAAAATAACAGATACGCAATGGCATAATGTAGTAGCATGGGGGAAAACTGCTCAAATTATCGAGCAATATGTTACAAAAGGAAAAGAAGTCGCTATTGAAGGTAAATTAACTTCTAGAAGTTATGAAACGAAAGAAGGTGAAAAAAGATACATCACAGAAATTGTATGTAACGAATTGCTAATGTTAAGTAAGTAA
- a CDS encoding DinB family protein yields the protein MEFSIDRSVEILRQTPSTLEMFLSNLSDDWIFVNEGKDTWNAFDIIGHFIHGEKTDWIPRLNIILDDNKNKKFDPYDRFAQFENSKGKTLNDLLQEFKHLRNENLNYLESLKLTEDKFDLAGIHPAFGAVTIKQLISAWTVHDLGHIYQITRVFAKQYKESMGPFAEYISIVKD from the coding sequence ATGGAATTTAGTATAGATCGATCTGTTGAGATTTTAAGGCAAACACCAAGCACGCTCGAAATGTTTTTATCTAACCTTTCAGACGATTGGATTTTTGTAAATGAAGGAAAAGATACTTGGAACGCATTCGATATTATAGGACATTTTATTCATGGCGAAAAAACTGATTGGATTCCTAGATTGAACATTATTTTGGATGATAATAAGAATAAAAAGTTTGATCCTTATGATCGATTTGCGCAATTTGAAAATTCAAAAGGAAAAACATTGAACGATTTATTACAAGAATTTAAGCATTTACGAAATGAGAACTTAAATTACCTTGAATCTTTAAAATTAACTGAAGATAAATTTGATCTAGCTGGTATTCATCCCGCATTTGGAGCGGTAACGATTAAACAATTAATTTCTGCTTGGACGGTACATGATCTAGGGCATATTTATCAAATAACAAGAGTTTTTGCAAAGCAATATAAGGAAAGTATGGGCCCTTTTGCAGAATATATTTCAATAGTAAAAGATTAA